A portion of the Cyanobium sp. PCC 7001 genome contains these proteins:
- a CDS encoding PhoX family phosphatase translates to MNRRALLVLLGLGTGTATRAMARSRSLTTAGPAPGRGATRALPFRPVPTPLPLPGDGLPAAQQRRQYGRASLQDRLVVPEGYRADLLAVWGDALGTGTFGYNNDHLAFLALGPDAALLTVNFEYISARPWAEGLDEARGLSLPLEPLRAALADRDGSVDATALGAADPLLAMVRTVAAVALEELGIGVAELRREPDGRWRRQPGRFDRRISGLSGREDPAQRLRASGPAAAVFRAPRRLGYDDGLGDRIIGTFANCAGGTTPWGTVLSAEENVQNEVCEEVYADGSSPDPSRLPFRWDGRRLSGLGNPFRLAGNKYGWIVEVDPRRPQRPPVKHTALGRFRHEAVAVKAQAGQPLVVYSGCDRHGGHLYRFVSDARIEDPEDPANSGLFAQGRLDVARFSPDGRGHWIPLQPGTRLDPPRPSHYRRWTLDQPTLLPHPDRRLPGAIALATDGEVKGYLRQYATLADLYPGEGEARLGAILIDAHLAANAVGATATARPEDTVIDPTTGDLLIAFTAGGGEEPVGRADPAIFFGPSGEPTWPHGWVMRLTDVTPAHDNPPRPTRSNGFRWRMVAVGGPPWQGGLGFANPDNLEVDRSGNVWIMTDRSSRLASGDPFGNNSCWVLPKRGPARGEALCFATGPMECELTGPCFDEPEHTLFLAVQHPGEVSGTRRGHAADSVRTRLVDRSGSPFVQERSVPRGSNWPSGVPDRPPRPGIVAIRRSTGGPLLP, encoded by the coding sequence GGTGACGGCCTGCCGGCCGCCCAGCAGCGCCGCCAATACGGCCGGGCAAGCCTGCAGGACCGGCTGGTGGTACCTGAGGGCTACAGGGCCGACCTGCTGGCCGTGTGGGGTGATGCCCTCGGGACGGGGACGTTCGGGTACAACAACGATCACCTGGCGTTCCTGGCGCTGGGGCCCGACGCGGCCCTGCTCACGGTGAACTTCGAGTACATCAGCGCCAGACCCTGGGCGGAGGGGCTGGATGAGGCCCGCGGACTCAGCCTGCCGCTGGAGCCGCTGCGGGCCGCCCTGGCGGACCGGGACGGTAGCGTGGACGCCACGGCTCTCGGCGCTGCCGATCCCCTGCTGGCGATGGTGCGCACCGTGGCCGCGGTGGCCCTGGAGGAGCTGGGCATCGGCGTGGCGGAGCTGCGGCGGGAACCGGACGGACGCTGGCGGCGGCAACCCGGACGCTTCGATCGCCGCATCTCCGGCCTGAGCGGGCGGGAGGATCCCGCCCAGCGCCTGCGGGCCAGCGGGCCGGCGGCGGCGGTGTTCCGCGCCCCCCGGCGCCTCGGCTACGACGATGGCCTCGGCGATCGGATCATCGGCACCTTCGCCAACTGCGCCGGCGGCACCACCCCCTGGGGCACGGTGCTGAGCGCCGAGGAGAACGTGCAGAACGAGGTGTGCGAGGAGGTGTACGCCGACGGCTCCTCGCCCGATCCCTCACGGCTGCCCTTCCGCTGGGATGGCCGGCGCCTGAGCGGCCTGGGCAATCCATTCCGACTGGCCGGCAACAAATACGGCTGGATCGTGGAGGTGGATCCGCGCCGGCCCCAGCGGCCACCGGTGAAACATACGGCTCTGGGGCGCTTCCGCCACGAGGCAGTGGCGGTGAAGGCCCAGGCCGGCCAGCCCCTGGTGGTGTATTCCGGCTGCGACCGGCACGGCGGCCACCTCTACCGCTTCGTCAGCGACGCCCGGATCGAGGACCCGGAGGATCCGGCCAACTCCGGGCTGTTCGCCCAGGGACGGCTGGACGTGGCCCGCTTCAGCCCCGATGGCCGCGGCCACTGGATTCCGCTGCAGCCCGGCACCCGCCTCGACCCACCACGGCCGAGCCACTACCGGCGCTGGACGCTGGACCAGCCCACCCTGCTGCCCCACCCCGACCGCCGCCTGCCCGGCGCCATCGCCCTCGCCACGGACGGGGAGGTAAAGGGCTACCTCCGGCAGTACGCCACGCTGGCCGACCTCTACCCCGGCGAGGGCGAAGCGAGGCTCGGCGCGATCCTGATCGACGCCCATCTCGCCGCCAACGCCGTGGGCGCCACCGCCACGGCCCGCCCGGAGGACACCGTGATCGACCCCACCACGGGCGATCTGCTGATCGCCTTCACGGCCGGGGGGGGCGAGGAGCCGGTGGGGCGGGCCGATCCCGCCATCTTCTTTGGCCCCTCGGGCGAGCCCACCTGGCCCCACGGCTGGGTGATGCGGCTCACGGACGTCACCCCTGCCCACGACAACCCGCCACGGCCGACGCGGAGCAATGGCTTCCGCTGGCGGATGGTGGCCGTGGGCGGTCCGCCCTGGCAGGGCGGCCTGGGCTTCGCCAACCCCGACAACCTGGAGGTGGACCGCTCCGGCAACGTGTGGATCATGACCGACCGCTCCTCGCGCCTGGCCAGCGGCGATCCCTTCGGCAACAACAGCTGCTGGGTGCTGCCCAAGCGCGGGCCGGCCCGGGGCGAGGCCCTCTGCTTCGCCACAGGCCCCATGGAGTGCGAGCTCACCGGCCCTTGCTTCGACGAGCCGGAGCACACGCTCTTCCTGGCCGTGCAGCACCCCGGCGAGGTGAGCGGCACCCGCAGGGGCCATGCCGCCGACAGCGTGCGCACCCGCCTGGTGGATCGCAGCGGCAGCCCCTTCGTGCAGGAGCGATCGGTGCCCAGGGGCTCGAACTGGCCCTCCGGCGTGCCGGACCGGCCACCCCGGCCCGGGATCGTGGCGATCCGCCGCTCGACGGGCGGGCCATTGCTGCCGTAG
- a CDS encoding pyridoxamine 5'-phosphate oxidase family protein: MSDLPPWRPLLKGARQREGRSPAARWLQLANVAADGTPRVRTLVFRGWADGATLDLLTDGRSAKAMELRHQPAVELCWLLSRARCQFRLRGAVMDLPAPLDLQERQRHWRALSPAGRALWGWPPPGEPLDPGAAFPTELADDAPMPPQFQLVRIPLEQVELLELVGHPHRRRRWRRHQAWREEPLNP, encoded by the coding sequence GTGAGCGACCTGCCCCCCTGGCGCCCCCTGCTCAAGGGGGCCCGCCAGCGCGAGGGCCGCTCCCCGGCAGCCCGCTGGCTCCAGCTCGCCAACGTGGCCGCCGACGGCACCCCACGGGTGCGCACCCTGGTGTTCCGGGGCTGGGCCGATGGCGCCACACTCGATCTGCTCACCGATGGCCGCAGCGCCAAGGCCATGGAGCTCCGCCACCAGCCGGCGGTGGAACTCTGCTGGCTGCTGAGCCGGGCCCGCTGCCAGTTCCGGCTGCGCGGTGCGGTGATGGACCTGCCGGCCCCGCTGGATCTGCAGGAGCGGCAGCGGCACTGGCGGGCTCTGAGTCCCGCCGGCCGCGCGCTCTGGGGCTGGCCCCCGCCGGGGGAACCGCTGGATCCTGGAGCGGCCTTCCCGACGGAACTGGCCGACGACGCCCCGATGCCGCCGCAATTCCAGCTGGTGCGGATTCCGCTCGAGCAGGTGGAGCTGCTGGAGCTGGTGGGGCACCCCCATCGCCGCCGCCGCTGGCGGCGCCACCAGGCCTGGAGGGAAGAGCCGCTCAATCCCTGA
- a CDS encoding ArdC family protein, giving the protein MPSVSSAEHTLVASLIALMEAGTTPWRRPWDANGGGHHVNLLSGRRYRGANPILLTLGMHGRGSRLPYWCGFAEARARGLVPRRGSKAVHVLRPQLSPARLQEPLHAADGDAHADADTGAAPAQQAWIRFRPVAVFNAADLVGDDLVALIAQRRFCEGLDQRPEPERLAGAEAALGGWAVPVSHGGDRAAYLPQLDRIQLPERGAFSSASAFYATWAHEAIHSTGHPSRLSRDLSGRFGSRAYAREELVAELGAVLLGDRLEIGSQVEHHAAYLSHWIGLLRERPQVLVQVLAEARWAADLIAPDPVSPPKARESGEEPAGNSQVAHCRAE; this is encoded by the coding sequence ATGCCCTCCGTTTCCTCCGCAGAGCACACGCTGGTGGCCTCCCTGATCGCCCTGATGGAGGCCGGCACCACACCGTGGCGGCGCCCGTGGGACGCCAACGGCGGCGGCCACCACGTGAACCTGCTGTCGGGCCGCCGCTACCGCGGCGCCAATCCGATCCTGCTCACCCTGGGGATGCACGGACGGGGCTCGCGGCTGCCCTACTGGTGCGGCTTCGCCGAAGCCCGCGCCCGCGGCCTGGTCCCCCGGCGCGGATCCAAGGCCGTGCACGTGCTCCGCCCCCAGCTGTCGCCGGCCCGGCTTCAAGAACCTCTCCACGCCGCTGACGGCGATGCCCATGCCGACGCCGACACAGGCGCCGCCCCCGCCCAGCAGGCCTGGATCCGCTTTCGCCCCGTGGCGGTGTTCAATGCCGCTGATCTGGTGGGCGACGACCTGGTGGCCCTGATCGCGCAGCGACGCTTCTGCGAAGGACTCGATCAACGGCCCGAACCCGAACGGCTGGCCGGCGCCGAGGCGGCGCTCGGGGGCTGGGCGGTGCCGGTGAGCCATGGCGGTGATCGGGCCGCCTACCTGCCCCAGCTGGATCGGATCCAGCTGCCCGAGCGCGGTGCCTTCAGCAGCGCCAGTGCCTTCTACGCCACCTGGGCCCACGAAGCCATCCACTCCACGGGCCATCCCAGCCGCCTGAGCCGCGACCTCTCGGGCCGCTTCGGCTCAAGGGCCTATGCCCGCGAGGAGCTGGTGGCCGAGCTGGGTGCCGTGCTGCTGGGGGATCGGCTCGAGATCGGCAGCCAGGTGGAGCACCATGCCGCTTACCTCAGCCACTGGATTGGCCTGCTGCGGGAACGTCCGCAGGTGCTGGTTCAGGTACTGGCCGAGGCCCGGTGGGCCGCCGATCTGATCGCGCCCGACCCCGTTTCGCCGCCCAAAGCACGGGAATCCGGGGAAGAACCGGCGGGAAACAGCCAGGTTGCCCACTGCCGCGCAGAATGA
- a CDS encoding HupE/UreJ family protein, with product MPQFQSTRSLGVLAALATAMALLAGQPAQAHSVASGGLASGFLHPLAGTDHLLLLIGVGAAASYISSQLLIWGLAGALIGAVFGATGGGLPAAEVLAAAAVPAVAFMVLSGHRSSKAPALGACGSLIAAAVAVHAMLHGQEAPAGAASALWWAGSFSASLLVSGGSCLLLRRLPAGWTTAIALLLAVYGGWMVLAPLGLVAR from the coding sequence ATGCCTCAGTTCCAGAGCACCCGTTCCCTGGGCGTGCTGGCGGCCCTGGCCACCGCCATGGCGCTGCTGGCGGGCCAGCCGGCCCAGGCCCACAGCGTCGCCAGCGGAGGGCTGGCGTCCGGTTTCCTGCACCCCCTGGCCGGCACCGACCACCTGCTGCTGCTGATCGGGGTGGGCGCGGCGGCCTCCTACATCTCCTCCCAGCTGCTGATCTGGGGACTGGCCGGCGCCCTGATCGGCGCTGTGTTCGGGGCCACCGGCGGGGGGCTGCCCGCCGCCGAGGTGCTGGCCGCCGCGGCGGTGCCCGCCGTGGCCTTCATGGTGCTGAGCGGCCACAGGTCCAGCAAGGCTCCCGCCCTGGGAGCCTGCGGATCGCTGATCGCCGCGGCCGTGGCGGTGCACGCCATGCTCCACGGCCAGGAAGCCCCCGCCGGTGCGGCCTCCGCCCTGTGGTGGGCCGGATCCTTCTCCGCGTCCCTGCTGGTCAGCGGCGGCAGCTGTCTGCTGCTGCGCCGCCTGCCCGCCGGCTGGACGACGGCGATCGCGCTGCTGCTGGCCGTGTACGGCGGCTGGATGGTGCTGGCGCCGCTGGGGCTGGTGGCTCGCTGA
- a CDS encoding MFS transporter — protein sequence MAPTAREAPPASAPPTDAADLRGGARQRLLWAYGLGDAGTGMGASLIGFYLLRFYVAAGLPPWLAGLAYGLGRLWDAVNDPIVGWLSDKTYSRWGPRLPWILWSAAPLGVAMAAMWWLPPWQNVWTKFTIFLLISVVANSLYTCVNLPYTALAAELTTDVSLRTRLNTARFTGSILATVTAALLAGVLVRNLSDASSYLPVGLVAGLIITASALLCGWGLMPAARQCQRPERSTGTTRRLLRRVLRNGRFGMVLGLYLLLWCSLQLMQAVSLFFLPVVMEVPEGISKLILLPFLVSSLGGLWLWTAVSHRCGRLTALRYGGGLWIAACLLVMLLQPLDSTLGALAWPGNAIKMLLLLGTIVVAGIGASTAYLIPWSLLPDAIDADPEKPAGQYSAWMVLAQKVCISVVIALLGVLLTASGYNEALPNPEQPASALATIRLCMGLIPALLVVLGLVVMRHWPRRLPRSA from the coding sequence TTGGCGCCCACCGCTCGCGAAGCGCCTCCGGCATCGGCGCCCCCCACGGATGCGGCCGACCTGCGCGGCGGAGCCCGTCAGCGTCTGCTCTGGGCCTACGGCCTCGGCGATGCGGGCACCGGCATGGGGGCCTCCCTGATCGGCTTCTACCTGCTGCGGTTCTATGTGGCCGCCGGCCTGCCCCCCTGGCTGGCCGGTCTGGCCTACGGGCTGGGCCGCCTCTGGGACGCCGTGAACGACCCCATCGTGGGCTGGCTCAGCGACAAGACCTACAGCCGCTGGGGGCCGCGGCTCCCCTGGATCCTCTGGAGTGCGGCCCCCCTCGGGGTGGCCATGGCCGCCATGTGGTGGCTGCCTCCCTGGCAGAACGTGTGGACCAAGTTCACCATCTTCCTGCTGATCTCGGTGGTGGCCAACAGCCTCTACACCTGCGTCAACCTCCCCTACACGGCCCTGGCCGCGGAGCTCACCACCGACGTGTCGCTGCGCACGCGGCTCAACACGGCCCGCTTCACCGGTTCGATCCTGGCCACGGTCACCGCGGCGCTCCTGGCCGGCGTGCTGGTGCGCAACCTCAGCGACGCCAGCAGCTATCTGCCGGTGGGCCTGGTGGCGGGGCTGATCATCACGGCCTCCGCCCTCCTCTGCGGCTGGGGGCTGATGCCGGCGGCCCGGCAGTGCCAGCGGCCGGAACGGTCCACGGGCACCACCCGGCGGCTGCTGCGGCGGGTGCTGCGCAACGGCCGCTTCGGCATGGTGCTGGGGCTCTATCTCCTGCTCTGGTGCTCCCTGCAGCTGATGCAGGCGGTGTCGCTGTTCTTCCTGCCGGTGGTGATGGAGGTGCCCGAGGGCATCAGCAAGCTGATCCTCCTGCCGTTCCTGGTGAGCTCCCTGGGCGGCCTCTGGCTCTGGACCGCGGTGTCCCACCGGTGCGGCCGCCTCACGGCCCTGCGCTACGGCGGTGGCCTCTGGATCGCCGCCTGCCTGCTGGTGATGCTGCTCCAGCCCCTGGACAGCACCCTCGGGGCGTTGGCCTGGCCGGGCAATGCCATCAAGATGCTGCTGCTGCTGGGCACGATCGTGGTCGCCGGCATCGGCGCCTCCACCGCCTACCTGATCCCGTGGTCGCTGCTGCCCGATGCGATCGATGCCGATCCGGAGAAACCCGCCGGCCAGTACAGCGCCTGGATGGTGCTGGCCCAGAAGGTGTGCATCAGCGTGGTGATCGCCCTGCTCGGGGTTCTGCTCACCGCCAGTGGCTATAACGAGGCCCTGCCCAACCCGGAGCAACCCGCCAGCGCCCTGGCGACCATCCGG